A region from the Pelobates fuscus isolate aPelFus1 chromosome 1, aPelFus1.pri, whole genome shotgun sequence genome encodes:
- the LOC134615298 gene encoding uroplakin-3b-like, which yields MSVSGTVVFVLTNENGTFVLATEWSDVIHLNRANDFSTINTNIKKHSPTMIIITTILPILLAILLITFTALMFKSCMCKQQQQTRSC from the exons ATGTCGGTATCTGGGAC gGTGGTATTTGTACTGACTAATGAAAATGGAACCTTTGTTCTTGCAACTGAATGGTCCGATGTAATTCACCTTAATCGAG CAAATGATTTTTCTACCATTAATACGAACATTAAAAAACACAGCCCTACGATGATAATTATCACCACCATCCTACCTATTTTGCTTGCCATACTACTGATCACTTTTACTGCTTTGATGTTCAAGAGCTG CATGTGTAAGCAACAGCAGCAAACTAGGTCTTGTTAA